A window from Canis lupus baileyi chromosome 4, mCanLup2.hap1, whole genome shotgun sequence encodes these proteins:
- the GDF2 gene encoding growth/differentiation factor 2, translated as MCGGAVGGALRALCALWLLGCGARGRPLEGRRRPGSQGAPGGPRDLRALPQAVQRDLLRGLNLSGVPAQPRARAEPPQYMLDLYHRYASDKAAAPASNVVRSFSVEDAVSIMATEDFPFQKHILLFNVSIPRHEQITRAELRLYVSCQGHGAASRELRGNMAIYDVLDGADAWDASAGTKTFLVSQDISDEGWETFEVSSAVKRWVRADSTKSKNKLEVTVESHRKGCDKLDISVPPGSKNLPFFVVFSNDRSNGTKETRLELREMISHEQDSVLTKWSKNSPAGAGDRKAEGGGEGHMATGSSLARRKRSAGANNHCQKTSLRVNFEDIGWDSWIIAPKEYDAYECKGGCFFPLADDMTPTKHAIVQTLVHLKFPMKVGKACCVPTKLSPISILYKDDMGVPTLKYHYEGMSVAECGCR; from the exons ATGTGCGGCGGGGCGGTCGGCGGGGCCCTGCGCGCCCTGTGCGCCCTGTGGCTGCTgggctgcggggcgcgggggcggccgcTCGAGGGGCGCCGGCGGCCGGGCTcgcagggggcgcccggggggccgCGGGACCTCAGGGCGCTGCCGCAGGCGGTGCAGCGGGACCTCCTGCGCGGCCTCAACCTGAGCGGCGTCCCGGCCCAGCCCCGGGCCCGCGCGGAGCCGCCGCAGTACATGCTCGACCTGTACCACCGCTACGCCAGCGACAAGGCGGCCGCGCCCGCCTCCAACGTGGTGCGCAGCTTCAGCGTGGAAG ATGCTGTCTCCATCATGGCCACAGAGGACTTCCCCTTCCAGAAGCACATCTTGCTCTTCAACGTCTCCATTCCTAGGCATGAGCAGATCACCAGGGCCGAGCTCCGACTCTACGTCTCCTGCCAAGGTCACGGAGCCGCTTCTCGTGAACTGAGAGGCAACATGGCTATTTATGACGTTCTGGATGGAGCAGATGCCTGGGATGCTTCCGCAGGCACCAAGACGTTCCTCGTGTCCCAGGACATCTCGGATGAGGGCTGGGAGACCTTCGAGGTGTCCAGCGCTGTGAAGCGGTGGGTCAGAGCAGACTCCACCAAGAGCAAAAACAAACTGGAAGTGACTGTGGAGAGTCACAGGAAGGGCTGCGACAAGCTGGATATCAGTGTCCCCCCGGGCTCCAAAAACCTGCCCTTCTTTGTCGTCTTCTCCAACGACCGCAGCAATGGGACCAAGGAGACCAGGCTGGAGCTCAGGGAGATGATCAGCCACGAACAGGACAGCGTGCTCACGAAGTGGTCCAAGAACAGTCCAGCAGGGGCGGGTGACCGCAAGGCCGAGGGGGGCGGGGAAGGTCACATGGCCACAGGGTCCTCGTTAGCCAGACGAAAGAGGAGTGCCGGAGCCAACAACCACTGTCAGAAGACCTCCCTGCGGGTGAACTTCGAGGACATCGGCTGGGACAGCTGGATCATTGCACCCAAGGAGTACGACGCTTACGAATGTAAAGGCGGCTGCTTCTTCCCCTTGGCTGACGACATGACCCCAACAAAACACGCCATCGTGCAGACTCTGGTGCATCTCAAATTCCCCATGAAGGTGGGCAAG
- the GDF10 gene encoding growth/differentiation factor 10 produces MGRCPARTSQTPGRTRPPPPPRPLLLLLPLLLLLLRGAGGDPPEPAPPAPAARPAAARTPRGALGDAASALGLGARDAAAAHMLRLYDKYGRRGARPGGGNTVRSFRARLDTVDQRQAYVFNLTSLQDSEVILSATFHLYMEPRWPRAREEPCRQRARSASCRLPPPGPPTRRHLLFRSVAQNTAAQGLLRGALALAPPPRGLWQARDISPIVRAARQAGELLLWAQLDPAGGAPGAAGPSAPLPYLLVYADDLAIAEPNSVAGTLQRYDPLPAADPEPRAADNGSADPRVRRASQAPGPLQDNELPGLHERPGRVPPARQPPRPRHELWRGPLGALKPRPGRRERRRKGPDAPAASRVLDFDEQTMRKARRRQWAEPRVCSRRYLRVDFADIGWNEWIVLPKSFDAYYCAGECEFPMPKVVRPSNHATIQSIVRAVGIVPGIPEPCCVPDKMNSLGVLFLDENRDVVLKVYPNMSVETCACR; encoded by the exons ATGGGCCGCTGCCCCGCGCGGACGAGCCAGACCCCGGGGCGCAcacggccgcccccgcccccgcggccactgctcctgctgctcccgctgctgctgctgctgctccggggcgcgggcggggacCCCCCGGAGCCCGCGCCGCccgctcccgccgcccgccctgcGGCCGCCAGGACCCCCCGGGGCGCCCTCGGGGACGCGGCCTCGGCTCTGGGCCTGGGCGCCCGGGACGCCGCGGCCGCGCACATGCTCCGGCTCTACGACAAGTACGGCCGCAGGGGCGCGAGGCCCGGAGGGGGCAACACGGTCCGCAGCTTCAGGGCCCGGCTGG ACACGGTGGACCAGAGGCAGGCGTACGTCTTCAACCTGACTTCCCTGCAAGACTCGGAGGTGATCCTCTCGGCCACCTTCCACTTGTACATGGAGCCCCGCTGGCCCCGGGCGCGCGAGGAGCCCTGCAGGCAGCGGGCGAGGAGCGCGTCCTGCCGCCTCCCACCCCCCGGGCCGCCCACCCGACGCCACCTGCTCTTCCGCAGCGTCGCGCAGAACACGGCCGCGCAGGGGCTGCTCCGCGGGGCCCTGGCCCTGGCGCCCCCGCCGCGCGGCCTGTGGCAGGCCCGGGACATCTCGCCCATCGTGCGGGCCGCGCGGCAGGCCGGCGAGCTGCTCCTGTGGGCACAGCTGGACCCCGCGGGGGGCGCCCCGGGCGCGGCGGGGCCGAGCGCACCCTTGCCCTACCTGCTGGTCTACGCCGACGACCTGGCCATCGCGGAGCCCAACAGCGTGGCGGGGACGCTGCAGAGGTACGACCCCCTCCCGGCGGCCGACCCGGAGCCCCGCGCTGCCGACAACGGCTCGGCCGACCCACGCGTGCGCCGGGCCTCGCAGGCTCCTGGGCCGCTGCAGGACAACGAGCTGCCGGGGCTGCACGAGAGGCCAGGGCGCGTGCCCCCCGCGCGgcagcccccgcggccccggcacGAGCTGTGGCGCGGCCCCCTCGGGGCACTCAAGCCCCGGCCAGGGCGCCGGGAGCGCAGGAGGAAGGGCCCCGACGCGCCGGCTGCCTCGCGGGTGCTGGACTTCGACGAGCAGACCATGCGGAAAGCCCGGCGGAGGCAGTGGGCCGAGCCCAGGGTCTGCTCCCGCAGGTACCTCAGGGTGGACTTCGCTGACATCGGCTGGAACGAATGGATCGTCTTGCCCAAGTCCTTCGATGCCTACTACTGCGCGGGGGAGTGCGAGTTCCCCATGCCCAAG GTCGTCCGCCCGTCCAACCACGCCACCATCCAGAGCATCGTCAGGGCCGTGGGCATCGTCCCCGGCATCCCGGAGCCGTGCTGCGTCCCTGACAAGATGAACTCTCTCGGGGTCCTCTTCCTGGATGAGAACCGCGACGTGGTTCTGAAGGTGTACCCCAACATGTCCGTGGAGACCTGCGCCTGCCGGTAG